The following are encoded together in the Arcobacter aquimarinus genome:
- a CDS encoding Mrp/NBP35 family ATP-binding protein translates to MSNVENIKKELENIKYPGFAKSIVDFGFVKDIQVNGTNCSILLDITSTAPEVEAQLRKEITSCMNNLGLNVTLNFNKPQEIKQASNSVSGKNIAPQIKKIVMVSSGKGGVGKSTTTVNLAVASAMQGKKVGILDADIYGPNIPRMMGLNGKEVEVVGDKAKPLNAYGVDVMSMGMLMEEGQALIWRGAMIMKAIQQLLRDILWEELDILFIDMPPGTGDAQLTLAQSVPVSAGINVTTPQHVALDDSRRSLDMFKKLHIPVAGIVENMSGFICPSCNTESDIFGMGTCEALATQYNTQVLGNLPIEPAIREGGDSGKPIVYFNPESVSAKRYMIAADKLIQFLANVDDNIDNSAIQPIMPAGVSACSTEGQKIKAEHEKAQKSSGSCGTGCGCH, encoded by the coding sequence ATGTCAAATGTAGAAAATATTAAAAAAGAGTTAGAAAATATTAAATATCCAGGTTTTGCAAAATCTATTGTTGATTTTGGCTTTGTTAAAGATATTCAAGTGAATGGAACAAATTGTTCTATTCTTCTTGATATAACTTCAACAGCTCCAGAAGTTGAAGCACAATTGAGAAAAGAAATTACATCATGTATGAATAATCTTGGATTAAACGTAACTTTGAATTTTAATAAACCTCAGGAAATTAAACAAGCAAGTAATAGTGTAAGTGGTAAAAATATTGCTCCACAAATCAAAAAAATTGTGATGGTTAGTTCTGGAAAAGGTGGAGTTGGAAAATCGACTACAACTGTTAATTTAGCAGTTGCTTCTGCAATGCAAGGTAAAAAAGTTGGTATTTTAGACGCTGATATTTATGGACCAAACATTCCTAGAATGATGGGTTTAAATGGAAAAGAAGTTGAAGTAGTTGGAGATAAAGCAAAACCATTAAATGCTTATGGTGTTGATGTTATGTCTATGGGAATGCTTATGGAAGAAGGTCAAGCTCTTATTTGGAGAGGTGCTATGATTATGAAAGCAATTCAACAACTTTTAAGAGATATTTTATGGGAAGAGTTAGATATTTTATTTATTGATATGCCTCCAGGAACTGGTGATGCTCAATTAACTTTAGCTCAAAGTGTACCTGTAAGTGCTGGTATCAATGTTACAACTCCTCAGCATGTTGCTTTAGATGATTCAAGAAGATCTTTAGATATGTTTAAAAAACTTCATATTCCAGTTGCTGGAATTGTTGAAAATATGAGTGGATTTATTTGTCCTTCATGTAATACTGAATCTGATATTTTTGGAATGGGTACTTGTGAAGCATTAGCAACTCAATACAATACTCAAGTATTAGGAAATCTTCCTATTGAACCTGCTATTAGAGAAGGTGGAGATAGTGGAAAACCTATCGTTTATTTCAATCCTGAATCTGTATCTGCGAAAAGATATATGATAGCAGCTGATAAATTAATTCAATTTTTAGCAAATGTTGATGACAATATTGATAATTCAGCAATTCAACCAATTATGCCAGCAGGTGTAAGTGCTTGTTCAACAGAAGGACAAAAAATAAAAGCAGAGCATGAAAAAGCTCAAAAAAGTTCTGGAAGTTGTGGAACAGGATGTGGTTGCCACTAA
- a CDS encoding DUF2116 family Zn-ribbon domain-containing protein: MTNCQYCSKKIPISKVFCSNECKESFFQKIVISVPKPFIKKLYFFCSSEQREFEIKIFAKRHNWHEKLVKEKIEELYQEYYKCG; this comes from the coding sequence ATGACGAATTGTCAATACTGCTCTAAAAAGATACCTATATCAAAAGTTTTTTGTTCTAATGAATGCAAAGAGAGTTTTTTTCAGAAAATTGTAATCTCTGTTCCAAAACCTTTTATTAAAAAACTGTATTTTTTCTGTTCTAGTGAACAAAGAGAATTTGAAATAAAAATATTTGCAAAAAGACACAATTGGCACGAAAAACTTGTAAAAGAGAAAATCGAAGAGCTTTATCAAGAATATTATAAATGTGGATAA